The Desulfuromonas sp. TF DNA segment GGCGGGCTTCCTCCCACCGTCCTTCGTCGATCGCCCGGACCATCGCCTTGACTTCCCCGGGAATGGCGTTGGCGGAAACGGAAATGATCCCCTTGGCGCCGATAGCCATCAGCGGCAGGGTGAGAAAGTCATCGCCGGAGAGGACGTCGATTTTGTCACCGGCGGCTGCGAGGATCTCGCCTGCCTGTGTGACGTTGCCCGAGGCTTCCTTGATGGCGACGATGTTGGAGAATTCGGCCAGACGGATGGTGGTGGCCGCCGTCATGTTCATTCCCGTGCGGCTCGGAACGTTGTACAGCACCTGGGGAATGGCGACAGCTTCGGCGATCGCCTTGTAATGCAGGTAGATTCCCTCCTGTGAGGGCTTGTTATAGTAGGGCGAGACCAGCAGCACGCCGTCGGCCCCCATCTCCTTGGCATGGCGGGAGAGCTCGATGGCCTCGGCCGTGGAATTGGAGCCGGTGCCTGCGATGACCGGAACGCGTTTTTTCACCTGGTCGATGCAGGTCTGAATGACCCGGTCGTGCTCCTTGTAATCGAGGGTGGCCGACTCTCCAGTTGTCCCGCAGGGGACGAGGACGTCGGTGCCGTTCTCGATCTGAAATTCGATGAGTTCGCGGTACTTCTCCTCGTCGAAACGACCCTCCCTGTCAAAGGGGGTGACGATGGCGACCATGGATCCCTTGAACATGATTTCTCCTCCGGAATGGTTTGAAAATTGATCCAGTTTCTTGCGGGCGCATACCCGCTATAAATGTCACGAATGTGCTGAAAATATCTGAATCGTAAGGGAGTATTGGTAACATACCCGCCGGTGAATGTCAAAGAGGCTTCTAAAGACCCTCCCGGGGAACGGCTTCCGCGATATTGGAAAGGAGGCTCTCAACGGGATGGTCCATGATGCTCACAACTGTGCGTACGGCATAGACATAAGTCGTACCGTTCTGCACGTCGAAATCCTCGAAGGCGTTATTCATCAGCGGTTCGCGGTTCAGCGGACGAGGGGGGAACGCCTCGCCGGGCGTGCGGCGGTAAAGATTATAGCCGAGCAATCCCGCTCCCTGACGATCTTCCACCGCCGGTTCCCAGGCGAGGCGCACCAGCCGGTCGTGGGCTGTGGCAGCGAGTCGGTCGGGGGGGAAAGGGGGGATCAGCATGGGGCG contains these protein-coding regions:
- the dapA gene encoding 4-hydroxy-tetrahydrodipicolinate synthase, with the translated sequence MFKGSMVAIVTPFDREGRFDEEKYRELIEFQIENGTDVLVPCGTTGESATLDYKEHDRVIQTCIDQVKKRVPVIAGTGSNSTAEAIELSRHAKEMGADGVLLVSPYYNKPSQEGIYLHYKAIAEAVAIPQVLYNVPSRTGMNMTAATTIRLAEFSNIVAIKEASGNVTQAGEILAAAGDKIDVLSGDDFLTLPLMAIGAKGIISVSANAIPGEVKAMVRAIDEGRWEEARRMHLRLLEFHNTMFIESNPVPVKAALSLMGKCEAGVRLPLAPLSSGSLETLNAMMKKYELI